A window of Excalfactoria chinensis isolate bCotChi1 chromosome Z, bCotChi1.hap2, whole genome shotgun sequence contains these coding sequences:
- the CHRNB3 gene encoding neuronal acetylcholine receptor subunit beta-3 isoform X1, whose translation MLCLMLCVLCWSRSDVAALGSVAENEDALLRHLFQGYQKWVRPVENSNDTIKVLFGLKISQLVDVDEKNQLMTTNVWLKQEWMDHKLSWNPDEYGGITAIRVPSESLWLPDIVLFENADGRFEGSLMTKAIVKYNGVVTWMPPASYKSSCTMDVTFFPFDRQNCSMKFGSWTYDGSMVDLILVDENVDRKDFFDNGEWEILNAKGMKGNRKDGLYSYPFVTYSFVLRRLPLFYTLFLIIPCLGLSFLTVLVFYLPSDEGEKLSLSTSVLVSLTVFLLVIEEIIPSSSKVIPLIGEYLLFIMIFVTLSIIVTVFVINVHHRSSATYHPMAPWVKRLFLQKLPRLLCMKGHVDRYSFSDTEEKKTTLKSKLSGKQKHKQAKDGEKIVIAFLEKAADSIRYISRHVKKEHFIRQVGEGRAKRCHSLLHSSDFQVFPFLHALLSASSPCIPLARVLGAFPPGCGKACYFKNSVVL comes from the exons ATGTGGCTGCCCTTGGTTCAGTTGCAGAGAATGAAGATGCGCTACTGAGACACTTATTTCAAGGCTATCAGAAATGGGTCCGTCCTGTGGAAAACTCCAATGACACCATCAAAGTCCTCTTTGGGTTAAAGATATCACAGCTTGTGGACGTG GATGAGAAGAACCAGCTGATGACGACCAACGTGTGGCTGAAGCAG GAATGGATGGACCACAAGCTCTCCTGGAATCCAGACGAATATGGTGGGATCACTGCTATCCGTGTCCCTTCTGAGTCTCTGTGGCTTCCTGACATTGTTCTGTTTGAAAA CGCTGATGGACGTTTTGAAGGGTCCCTGATGACCAAAGCCATAGTGAAATACAATGGAGTAGTGACCTGGATGCCACCAGCCAGCTACAAGAGCTCATGCACGATGGATGTAACCTTCTTCCCATTCGACAGGCAGAACTGCTCCATGAAATTTGGGTCATGGACATATGATGGCAGCATGGTGGACTTGATTCTCGTGGATGAAAATGTAGACAGGAAAGACTTTTTTGATAACGGGGAGTGGGAAATCTTAAATGCCAAAGGTATGAAAGGCAACAGGAAGGATGGGCTGTACTCTTACCCATTTGTCACCTATTCCTTTGTGTTGAGACGCCTTCCACTGTTCTACACTCTTTTCTTAATAATCCCTTGCCTGGGGTTGTCTTTTCTAACTGTCCTGGTATTTTACCTGCCTTCAGATGAAGGAGAAAAGCTGTCATTGTCCACTTCCGTTCTAGTCTCcctcactgttttccttttagtgATTGAGGAAATTATCCCTTCTTCTTCCAAAGTCATCCCTCTGATTGGTGAGTATCTGCTTTTCATCATGATTTTTGTGACCCTCTCTATCATTGTGACTGTCTTTGTCATCAACGTCCACCACCGCTCCTCAGCAACTTACCACCCTATGGCTCCCTGGGTTAAAAGACTCTTCCTCCAGAAGCTGCCTCGGCTGCTCTGCATGAAGGGACATGTAGACCGCTATTCCTTCTCGGacactgaggaaaagaaaaccaccttGAAATCAAAActctcaggaaagcagaaacacaagcaagCAAAAGATGGAGAGAAGATCGTGATTGCCTTTCTGGAAAAGGCAGCTGATTCCATTCGGTACATTTCCAGGCATGTTAAAAAGGAGCACTTCATCAGGCAGGTAGGTGAAGGAAGGGCAAAAAGATGTCACAGCCTCCTACACAGCAGCGACTTCcaggtttttccttttctgcatgCCCTTCTATCTGCTTCTTCCCCTTGCATTCCCCTTGCACGTGTTCTGGGGGCTTTCCCTCCTGGGTGTGGGAAAGCTTGTTACTTCAAGAACAGTGTTGTGTTGTAG
- the CHRNA6 gene encoding neuronal acetylcholine receptor subunit alpha-6, giving the protein MHPKRRLWWCLPAFGAWAFMLTSLITDTTACESEERLFHKLFSHYNQFIRPVKNVSDPVTVHFELAITQLTNVDEVNQIMETNLWLRHIWNDYKLRWDPREYDGIEFVRVPADKIWKPDIVLYNNAVGDFQVEGKTKALLRYDGMITWTPPAIFKSSCPMDITFFPFDHQNCSLKFGSWTYDKAKIDLLIIGSKVDMKEFWENSEWEIVDASGYKHDIKYNCCEEIYTDITYSFYIRRLPMFYTINLIIPCLFISFLTVLVFYLPSDCGEKVTLCISVLLSLTVFLLVITETIPSTSLVIPLVGEYLLFTMIFVTLSIVITVFVLNIHYRTPTTHTMPKWVKSVFLSLLPSVLLMQRPLEQEKKNVSKKTKKGSVKISGKSKHSKHKDNELHKEHWCCHCDKAAELTSTKRSQLSHQSLRWMAEHTEYSPEVKDVINNIQFIAENMKSQNETKEVEDDWKYVAMVIDRVFLWVFIILCVFGTAGLFIQPLITDT; this is encoded by the exons ATGCATCCCAAGAGGCGGCTATGGTGGTGTCTCCCTGCTTTTGGTGCGTGGGCATTCATGCTCACATCCTTAATTACAG ACACCACAGCCTGCGAGTCAGAGGAACGGCTATTTCACAAACTCTTCTCCCACTACAACCAGTTCATCAGGCCGGTGAAAAACGTATCTGATCCTGTCACGGTGCATTTTGAATTGGCTATTACCCAGCTTACAAATGTG gATGAAGTCAATCAGATTATGGAAACCAATCTATGGCTAAGGCAC ATTTGGAATGACTACAAATTGCGATGGGATCCCAGAGAATATGATGGAATTGAATTTGTTCGGGTACCAGCAGATAAAATTTGGAAACCAGATATTGTCTTATACAATAA tGCTGTGGGAGATTTTCAAGTTGAAGGAAAGACCAAAGCCCTTCTTCGCTATGACGGAATGATCACCTGGACCCCACCAGCTATATTTAAAAGCTCCTGTCCCATGGATATTACTTTTTTCCCATTCGATCATCAGAACTGTTCATTGAAATTTGGCTCATGGACTTATGACAAAGCCAAAATAGATCTTCTGATCATTGGCTCCAAAGTAGATATGAAAGAATTTTGGGAAAATAGCGAGTGGGAAATAGTTGATGCTTCTGGCTACAAACATGACATCAAATATAACTGCTGTGAAGAGATCTATACAGATATAACATATTCATTTTATATTCGAAGGTTGCCGATGTTCTACACCATAAATCTGATTATTCCCTGTCTCTTCATCTCATTCCTGACTGTGCTAGTTTTTTATCTGCCATCTGACTGTGGTGAGAAGGTGACTCTTtgcatctctgtgctgctttctttgaCTGTATTTTTACTAGTGATCACAGAAACAATTCCATCCACCTCTTTAGTAATACCCCTTGTGGGTGAATATTTGCTCTTCACTATGATATTTGTGACTCTCTCCATTGTCATCACTGTGTTTGTCCTAAATATACATTATAGAACTCCAACAACACACACAATGCCCAAATGGGTAAAATCTGTCTTTCTTAGCCTGCTCCCCAGTGTTCTGTTGATGCAGCGGCCTCtagagcaggagaaaaaaaatgtctccaAAAAGACTAAGAAAGGATCGGTCAAAATATCAGGcaaatcaaaacacagcaaacacaaaGATAACGAGTTACACAAGGAGCACTGGTGTTGTCACTGTGATAAAGCAGCTGAACTCACCTCAACCAAAAGAAGTCAACTGAGTCATCAGTCACTGAGATGGATGGCAGAGCACACAGAGTACTCCCCAGAAGTGAAAGATGTCATCAACAATATTCAGTTCATCGCTGAGAACATGAAGTCTCAAAATGAAACCAAAGAG gTGGAAGATGATTGGAAATACGTAGCTATGGTGATTGACAGAGTGTTTCTCTGGGTGTTTATAATCCTTTGTGTGTTTGGGACTGCTGGATTATTTATCCAGCCACTAATAACAGATACATAA
- the CHRNB3 gene encoding neuronal acetylcholine receptor subunit beta-3 isoform X2 produces MLCLMLCVLCWSRSDVAALGSVAENEDALLRHLFQGYQKWVRPVENSNDTIKVLFGLKISQLVDVDEKNQLMTTNVWLKQEWMDHKLSWNPDEYGGITAIRVPSESLWLPDIVLFENADGRFEGSLMTKAIVKYNGVVTWMPPASYKSSCTMDVTFFPFDRQNCSMKFGSWTYDGSMVDLILVDENVDRKDFFDNGEWEILNAKGMKGNRKDGLYSYPFVTYSFVLRRLPLFYTLFLIIPCLGLSFLTVLVFYLPSDEGEKLSLSTSVLVSLTVFLLVIEEIIPSSSKVIPLIGEYLLFIMIFVTLSIIVTVFVINVHHRSSATYHPMAPWVKRLFLQKLPRLLCMKGHVDRYSFSDTEEKKTTLKSKLSGKQKHKQAKDGEKIVIAFLEKAADSIRYISRHVKKEHFIRQVVQDWKFVAQVLDRIFLWLFLVVSVTGSVLIFTPALQMWLNSTL; encoded by the exons ATGTGGCTGCCCTTGGTTCAGTTGCAGAGAATGAAGATGCGCTACTGAGACACTTATTTCAAGGCTATCAGAAATGGGTCCGTCCTGTGGAAAACTCCAATGACACCATCAAAGTCCTCTTTGGGTTAAAGATATCACAGCTTGTGGACGTG GATGAGAAGAACCAGCTGATGACGACCAACGTGTGGCTGAAGCAG GAATGGATGGACCACAAGCTCTCCTGGAATCCAGACGAATATGGTGGGATCACTGCTATCCGTGTCCCTTCTGAGTCTCTGTGGCTTCCTGACATTGTTCTGTTTGAAAA CGCTGATGGACGTTTTGAAGGGTCCCTGATGACCAAAGCCATAGTGAAATACAATGGAGTAGTGACCTGGATGCCACCAGCCAGCTACAAGAGCTCATGCACGATGGATGTAACCTTCTTCCCATTCGACAGGCAGAACTGCTCCATGAAATTTGGGTCATGGACATATGATGGCAGCATGGTGGACTTGATTCTCGTGGATGAAAATGTAGACAGGAAAGACTTTTTTGATAACGGGGAGTGGGAAATCTTAAATGCCAAAGGTATGAAAGGCAACAGGAAGGATGGGCTGTACTCTTACCCATTTGTCACCTATTCCTTTGTGTTGAGACGCCTTCCACTGTTCTACACTCTTTTCTTAATAATCCCTTGCCTGGGGTTGTCTTTTCTAACTGTCCTGGTATTTTACCTGCCTTCAGATGAAGGAGAAAAGCTGTCATTGTCCACTTCCGTTCTAGTCTCcctcactgttttccttttagtgATTGAGGAAATTATCCCTTCTTCTTCCAAAGTCATCCCTCTGATTGGTGAGTATCTGCTTTTCATCATGATTTTTGTGACCCTCTCTATCATTGTGACTGTCTTTGTCATCAACGTCCACCACCGCTCCTCAGCAACTTACCACCCTATGGCTCCCTGGGTTAAAAGACTCTTCCTCCAGAAGCTGCCTCGGCTGCTCTGCATGAAGGGACATGTAGACCGCTATTCCTTCTCGGacactgaggaaaagaaaaccaccttGAAATCAAAActctcaggaaagcagaaacacaagcaagCAAAAGATGGAGAGAAGATCGTGATTGCCTTTCTGGAAAAGGCAGCTGATTCCATTCGGTACATTTCCAGGCATGTTAAAAAGGAGCACTTCATCAGGCAG GTTGTCCAAGACTGGAAATTTGTAGCTCAAGTCCTGGATCGGATCTTCCTGTGGTTATTCCTGGTGGTGTCAGTGACGGGTTCAGTTCTTATCTTCACCCCTGCATTACAGATGTGGCTGAACAGCACTCTGTAG
- the CHRNB3 gene encoding neuronal acetylcholine receptor subunit beta-3 isoform X3 has product MLCLMLCVLCWSRSDVAALGSVAENEDALLRHLFQGYQKWVRPVENSNDTIKVLFGLKISQLVDVDEKNQLMTTNVWLKQEWMDHKLSWNPDEYGGITAIRVPSESLWLPDIVLFENADGRFEGSLMTKAIVKYNGVVTWMPPASYKSSCTMDVTFFPFDRQNCSMKFGSWTYDGSMVDLILVDENVDRKDFFDNGEWEILNAKGMKGNRKDGLYSYPFVTYSFVLRRLPLFYTLFLIIPCLGLSFLTVLVFYLPSDEGEKLSLSTSVLVSLTVFLLVIEEIIPSSSKVIPLIATYHPMAPWVKRLFLQKLPRLLCMKGHVDRYSFSDTEEKKTTLKSKLSGKQKHKQAKDGEKIVIAFLEKAADSIRYISRHVKKEHFIRQVGEGRAKRCHSLLHSSDFQVFPFLHALLSASSPCIPLARVLGAFPPGCGKACYFKNSVVL; this is encoded by the exons ATGTGGCTGCCCTTGGTTCAGTTGCAGAGAATGAAGATGCGCTACTGAGACACTTATTTCAAGGCTATCAGAAATGGGTCCGTCCTGTGGAAAACTCCAATGACACCATCAAAGTCCTCTTTGGGTTAAAGATATCACAGCTTGTGGACGTG GATGAGAAGAACCAGCTGATGACGACCAACGTGTGGCTGAAGCAG GAATGGATGGACCACAAGCTCTCCTGGAATCCAGACGAATATGGTGGGATCACTGCTATCCGTGTCCCTTCTGAGTCTCTGTGGCTTCCTGACATTGTTCTGTTTGAAAA CGCTGATGGACGTTTTGAAGGGTCCCTGATGACCAAAGCCATAGTGAAATACAATGGAGTAGTGACCTGGATGCCACCAGCCAGCTACAAGAGCTCATGCACGATGGATGTAACCTTCTTCCCATTCGACAGGCAGAACTGCTCCATGAAATTTGGGTCATGGACATATGATGGCAGCATGGTGGACTTGATTCTCGTGGATGAAAATGTAGACAGGAAAGACTTTTTTGATAACGGGGAGTGGGAAATCTTAAATGCCAAAGGTATGAAAGGCAACAGGAAGGATGGGCTGTACTCTTACCCATTTGTCACCTATTCCTTTGTGTTGAGACGCCTTCCACTGTTCTACACTCTTTTCTTAATAATCCCTTGCCTGGGGTTGTCTTTTCTAACTGTCCTGGTATTTTACCTGCCTTCAGATGAAGGAGAAAAGCTGTCATTGTCCACTTCCGTTCTAGTCTCcctcactgttttccttttagtgATTGAGGAAATTATCCCTTCTTCTTCCAAAGTCATCCCTCTGATTG CAACTTACCACCCTATGGCTCCCTGGGTTAAAAGACTCTTCCTCCAGAAGCTGCCTCGGCTGCTCTGCATGAAGGGACATGTAGACCGCTATTCCTTCTCGGacactgaggaaaagaaaaccaccttGAAATCAAAActctcaggaaagcagaaacacaagcaagCAAAAGATGGAGAGAAGATCGTGATTGCCTTTCTGGAAAAGGCAGCTGATTCCATTCGGTACATTTCCAGGCATGTTAAAAAGGAGCACTTCATCAGGCAGGTAGGTGAAGGAAGGGCAAAAAGATGTCACAGCCTCCTACACAGCAGCGACTTCcaggtttttccttttctgcatgCCCTTCTATCTGCTTCTTCCCCTTGCATTCCCCTTGCACGTGTTCTGGGGGCTTTCCCTCCTGGGTGTGGGAAAGCTTGTTACTTCAAGAACAGTGTTGTGTTGTAG